From one Pseudopipra pipra isolate bDixPip1 chromosome 2, bDixPip1.hap1, whole genome shotgun sequence genomic stretch:
- the NMS gene encoding neuromedin-S isoform X1 translates to MLDLSRAGRSRGAAGGDSAVSGRGSDSGSGAWDRPGAHWLGGSIWGSARLHKGSPSARPSVCPRPAMPSPPPALPLLLAACCLCALPRGSGFPQPFSRYWDGVELPQKQQLALCFSQWMEMSNEPQISSSVLDLCYSIFNSMHKNEESQIASAKFTKKDSHGTLGRPFFLFRPRNGRTIKGSEYHGI, encoded by the exons ATGCTGGACCTTTCGCGGGCGGGCCGGTCCAGAGGGGCGGCAGGGGGTGACAGCGCCGTGTCCGGCAGAGGGAGCGACAGTGGCAGCGGTGCTTGGGACCGCCCCGGCGCCCATTGGCTCGGCGGCTCCATATGGGGCTCGGCGCGGCTCCATAAAGGCAGCCCGTCCGCCCGTCCGTCCGTCTGTCCCCGCCCGGCCATGCCCTCGCCACCGCCCGCCCTGCCCTTGCTCCTGGCTGCCTGCTGCCTCTGCGCCCTCCCGCGGGGCTCAG GGTTCCCGCAGCCTTTCTCGCGCTACTGGGACGGTGTGGAGCTGCCCCAAAAACAG caaCTGGCACTGTGTTTCAGTCAGTGGATGGAAATGTCCAATGAACCCCAG atctccAGCTCTGTTTTGGATCTCTGTTATTCCATATTCAACAGCATGCATAAAAATGAG GAATCACAGATCGCTTCTGCAAAGTTTACAAAGAAG gACAGTCATGGGACTCTGGGACggccttttttccttttcagg cCTCGAAATGGAAGAACGATCAAAGGCAGTG aaTACCATGGAATATGA
- the NMS gene encoding neuromedin-S isoform X2 — protein sequence MLDLSRAGRSRGAAGGDSAVSGRGSDSGSGAWDRPGAHWLGGSIWGSARLHKGSPSARPSVCPRPAMPSPPPALPLLLAACCLCALPRGSGFPQPFSRYWDGVELPQKQISSSVLDLCYSIFNSMHKNEESQIASAKFTKKDSHGTLGRPFFLFRPRNGRTIKGSEYHGI from the exons ATGCTGGACCTTTCGCGGGCGGGCCGGTCCAGAGGGGCGGCAGGGGGTGACAGCGCCGTGTCCGGCAGAGGGAGCGACAGTGGCAGCGGTGCTTGGGACCGCCCCGGCGCCCATTGGCTCGGCGGCTCCATATGGGGCTCGGCGCGGCTCCATAAAGGCAGCCCGTCCGCCCGTCCGTCCGTCTGTCCCCGCCCGGCCATGCCCTCGCCACCGCCCGCCCTGCCCTTGCTCCTGGCTGCCTGCTGCCTCTGCGCCCTCCCGCGGGGCTCAG GGTTCCCGCAGCCTTTCTCGCGCTACTGGGACGGTGTGGAGCTGCCCCAAAAACAG atctccAGCTCTGTTTTGGATCTCTGTTATTCCATATTCAACAGCATGCATAAAAATGAG GAATCACAGATCGCTTCTGCAAAGTTTACAAAGAAG gACAGTCATGGGACTCTGGGACggccttttttccttttcagg cCTCGAAATGGAAGAACGATCAAAGGCAGTG aaTACCATGGAATATGA